The genomic interval AAAACTTAAAAACAAAAAAACTATAGTTTTGGTAAATGGAGGATCTGCATCTGCTTCTGAAATAGTCGCAGGAGCATTACAAGATTACGAAATAGCTCAAATTGTAGGAGAAAAAACATTCGGAAAAGGAAGTGTCCAAGATCTTACACAATTAAGTGATGGATCTTCTGTAAAACTTACAATAGCAAAATGGCTCACACCAAAAGATAGATCTATAAATGAAGAAGGAATTGAACCTGATATAACAATAGAATTGACTGCGGAAGACTATAATGCGGATAGAGACCCACAAATGGACAAAGCAATAGAATTATTGAAATAGCGATCAGCTTTTAGCTGTTAGCTATTAGGATAAATACAGATAAATAATAAATCTGCTGAAAGCTTAATGCTGACAGCTAATAGCTAAATATATGAAAGTAATATTTATAAAAGACCTAGATTCAAAAAATAAAAAAAATGACATAAAAGATGTATCAAGCGGTTATGCTATAAACTTTTTATTTCCTAAAAAATTTGCTATACCAGTTACACGAGAAAAATTAGAAGAAGTAAAATCAAAAAATATAAAAAATCAAAAAGAAAAAGATAAAGAAAAAGAAATTATAGAAAAACTCTCAAAAAAAATTCAATCTCTAAATATAATAATTGAAGAAAAGGCAAATGATGAAGGACACTTGTTTGGTAGTGTAGATAGCAATGAAATAAGTAAAATACTAAAAGAAAAACATAAGTTAGATATAGATAAAAATAAAATAGATTTACCTCACCATATAAAAAATATTGGTGAACACAAAATACCAATCAAATTATCAAATAATGAAACACCTTTTTTAAAAGTAACAATAAAAAATAAATCGAGCTGATCGAGTTTAACCCGACTAAGCTCAAAAACTTTAAAAAACATCCTATGGAAAATACAAAAAAGATAACAAACAAAACAAAATCAATTAATGCAAAATATATATTTGTATCCGGTGGTGTACTTTCAGGTCTTGGAAAAGGAGTAACTGCAGCATCAATAGGTTTACTTTTGAAAAGTAGAGGATATTCTGTAGGTGTTTTGAAATGTGAAAATTATATAAATTTGGATTCTGGAACAATAAATCCAATAGAGCATGGAGATCCATTTTTGTGTGAAGATGGACTTGAGGCAGATATGGACCTTGGAACTTATGAAAGATTTCTAAATGAAGAAATGGGTCAAAAAAACTTTACAACAATGGGTCAAATTTATAATACTGTAATTCAACGTGAAAGATCATTTGGCTACAATGGTGAAGATGTAGAGGCAATTCCACATGTATCAAATGAAATAATAGGACGCATAAAAGAAGTTGCAAAGGGAAAAGAAATTGTAGTAATAGAACTTGGTGGAACTGCTGGAGAATATCAAAATATGTTGTATTATGAGGCTTGTAGAATAATGAAAACAGAAAATCCAAGAGATGTAATAAATATTCATGTCACCTATGTTCCTATTCCAAATCATCTTGGCGAACCAAAAACAATGCCTACTCAAATGTCCGTAAGAACTCTCATGTCTATGGGAATACTTCCTGATTTTCTTGTACTTCGTGGAAATATGACAATAGATAAAAGAAGAAGATATCTATTAGGATTAAAATGCGGAATAGCTGGTGATAATGTTATTATGGCACCTGATTTGGATAATATTTATGAGCTCCCACTTTTATTTGAAAAACAAAAATTTGACTTCAAAATACTCAAAAAATTAAATTTAAATCTAAAAACCTTGAATATAAGTAAATGGAAACAATTAAATAAATTAATAAGGATAGATCACAAAAAAGAAATAATTATATATGTAATAGGAAAATATATTTCAACAGGAGATTTTGAACTACTTGATTCATACGCATCTCTTATAGAGGCAATTCATCATGCATCATGGCACAACAGCTTGAATGTAAAGATAAAATTTATAAATAGTGAAGAAATAGAAAAACATGGAATAAAACTTATAAAAAATGATGCCTCAGGAATAATAGTGCCAATAGGTTGGGGATCACGAGGCACAGAAGGAAAAATAAAAACCATACAATATGCAAGAGAAAACAAAATACCATATTTAGGACTTTGTTTTGGAATGCAATTAGCTTGTATAGAATATGCAAAAAATGTAATAAATATGAGTGATGCCTCATCAAGTGAAATAAATCCAAAATCAAAAAATCATATTATTCATGACATTCCAATGGAAGAAAAATATCAAACTATAAAAGGTAAAGGAACATCTATGAGACTTGGTGGATTTGATTGTATAATAAAAAAAAATACTCTTGCCTATCAATGCTACATAAAACACAATGAGGGTAAAAAGATGAAAGATAATAATTTGAAAATATCTGAAAGACACAGACATAGATATGAATTCAATAATAAGTATAGGGAAATATTAGAAAAAGCTGGAATGATATTCTCAGGCACTTCTCCAGATAATTTCTTTGTAGAAATAATAGAGCTTCCAAAGAAAAAACATCCATTCTTTATAGCTACTCAAGGACATCCAGAATATAAATCAAGACCACTTTCTCCACATCCTTTATTTATGGAATTTATGAAAGCTTCTTCTGAATACAAAAACAAATAAAAATATATTACAATAAAAATCTCCAGGCCATTTGGCCTGGAGATTTTTTATAAAATTAATACTTTGTTATTAATCTACAATCCACAAACTTCTGTCATAGAGGGACAATCAATAGCATTTATCATACAATCAACTTTTTCACTATCCCAATTTTTACATTCTTTTAAACAAGACTCATGTCCTTCAGTAAAAAATGCTTCATTTGCATTTGGAACTAAGGTCAAACAATTTTTTACATACTTATCGCAAGCAGCTCCACAATCATTAGAAGCTTTATTTTCTATAATTTTTACTGTACTTGTAGAAAATTCATCTTGTTTTTCAACATATTTTTTGGAAGAACACGCACTCAAAGTAAAAACCATAAACAACAACACAATTGAAAGAATAACTTTTTTCATAAATTTTTTAATCCTATTTTAATTAATATTTTAAAATCTAATTTAAAAAATTATTTAATTTTTCCAAAATCTGATCACTATAAGAACTATCAAGAAGATCTGATTCTTTTATTCCTAATATTTCTAAATATTTATTACATTGCTCAAGTAAATTTTCTCCAACAATACCATCATCACCATCAATTGCCTCTATCTCTACAAAAGTTCCAAGTCCACTCACAGTATCCAAATGAAATTTCACATTATCTATAAAATATATTTCTCTTTGTTTATCGACTACTACCAATACTCCTAATGATTTCTCTAATACTTTTTTAAGTCCTGAATCTTTTTGAAATTCACAAAAAGTTACATTTGATTGTTTTGGACCACTTTTATCTTCACGTTCATAAAATATCAAATGATTTTCAATATTTCCTTCTCTAAGCTTCAATCTGCCTTTTGAAACTTTGAAATATGTATCTATTTGGTGATCTGTACCAATAAATTTTGCATCATATGATTTAAGAATATCTCTTATTTTATCTTGATTTATACACTTTGCTTTGATTTCTATATTTGTATGTTTCATATATTTAAAACTCTTTATTTTTTTACAAAAAGTTAAAACTCATTACAATTTTTTCAAAAATTTCTGTAATTTTTACTTTATCAAATTCTATAATTCCTTGATCAGGAGAATAATTTCCTATATTTGTTGAGTGAATTGTGTATTCAATTGCATAGCACTCATCATTATAAATTGTTCTATAAGTTGTAGTCTCATAAAAATTTCCAGCTCCTGCGTCAGCGAAACTGATTTTTGTAAATTCATGATTATTTATTGTAGCTTTTGTTGTACTTGTAGAATTTCCCAAATTATATATTAAACAATTTTTAACTGCATCAGTGTCAGCACTTACGCCAACTGTAAATTTTGCTTCAGAAAAATTTGTACTTTGTATAAATTCTCTAGGAATGACAATTTGCGCAAGTACAAGTCCCAAATTTGTAGATTGCTGTGCCCAATTTTGACTATATCCAATTTCTCCACCTGACAATACAAATTCACTGGGAAATGAAAATGAAAATATTTCAGAATTATCAATAAATATACTTGTACTGGTTGAAATTTTATCAAATTTAATATTTCCAGATACACAATTTGTATAAGTTTTAATATTATTTTCTGTAAGATATGCATTATCACCTTTACTGAAAAATACTATTGATCCGAGTTCATAACGAACACCAGATGCAGAAATTGTTTGAAATAATGTAATTATATTTCCATCTTTTAAAGTTAAATCTACTGTATTTGTAGTGTTTTCAGTTATATTATAATCTGCTTTTAAAAGTCCTTCTTGACAGTAATAATTCACTTCTTTAATTATTTTTATATGAGAAGGACTTATTACAGAATTTTGATTTGATTTTGTAAAAATATAAATTCCCAAAGCAACAAATACCAAAACTAATACAATTACAATTATACGTAATAATTTTTTATTTAACCTATTAGATATATTTTTTCTCATATATTTATTTTTAAAATACTGTTAATTAATTGAAATTACTAATTAGATAATTATATTTATATAATGGGTTTCATAGATTTACTCATTATTTAATATATATTTTTTATTATACCCTCAAAACAAAAATTATTGATTTATAATATTTTTTAATTGATCTAGATTATTTATCAAAAAATCTGGTTTTAGAGATTCAAGTCTCTCTTTGGTGGAAAACCCCCAAGTCACAGCACCAGTTTTTACCCCTACAATTTTTCCTTCCTGTATTTCATGATTTGAATCTCCGATAAAAATTGTTTCTTCTATTTTGAAATTAT from Patescibacteria group bacterium carries:
- a CDS encoding MliC family protein → MRKNISNRLNKKLLRIIVIVLVLVFVALGIYIFTKSNQNSVISPSHIKIIKEVNYYCQEGLLKADYNITENTTNTVDLTLKDGNIITLFQTISASGVRYELGSIVFFSKGDNAYLTENNIKTYTNCVSGNIKFDKISTSTSIFIDNSEIFSFSFPSEFVLSGGEIGYSQNWAQQSTNLGLVLAQIVIPREFIQSTNFSEAKFTVGVSADTDAVKNCLIYNLGNSTSTTKATINNHEFTKISFADAGAGNFYETTTYRTIYNDECYAIEYTIHSTNIGNYSPDQGIIEFDKVKITEIFEKIVMSFNFL
- a CDS encoding CTP synthase, yielding MENTKKITNKTKSINAKYIFVSGGVLSGLGKGVTAASIGLLLKSRGYSVGVLKCENYINLDSGTINPIEHGDPFLCEDGLEADMDLGTYERFLNEEMGQKNFTTMGQIYNTVIQRERSFGYNGEDVEAIPHVSNEIIGRIKEVAKGKEIVVIELGGTAGEYQNMLYYEACRIMKTENPRDVINIHVTYVPIPNHLGEPKTMPTQMSVRTLMSMGILPDFLVLRGNMTIDKRRRYLLGLKCGIAGDNVIMAPDLDNIYELPLLFEKQKFDFKILKKLNLNLKTLNISKWKQLNKLIRIDHKKEIIIYVIGKYISTGDFELLDSYASLIEAIHHASWHNSLNVKIKFINSEEIEKHGIKLIKNDASGIIVPIGWGSRGTEGKIKTIQYARENKIPYLGLCFGMQLACIEYAKNVINMSDASSSEINPKSKNHIIHDIPMEEKYQTIKGKGTSMRLGGFDCIIKKNTLAYQCYIKHNEGKKMKDNNLKISERHRHRYEFNNKYREILEKAGMIFSGTSPDNFFVEIIELPKKKHPFFIATQGHPEYKSRPLSPHPLFMEFMKASSEYKNK
- a CDS encoding class IV adenylate cyclase, encoding MKHTNIEIKAKCINQDKIRDILKSYDAKFIGTDHQIDTYFKVSKGRLKLREGNIENHLIFYEREDKSGPKQSNVTFCEFQKDSGLKKVLEKSLGVLVVVDKQREIYFIDNVKFHLDTVSGLGTFVEIEAIDGDDGIVGENLLEQCNKYLEILGIKESDLLDSSYSDQILEKLNNFLN
- the rplI gene encoding 50S ribosomal protein L9, whose translation is MKVIFIKDLDSKNKKNDIKDVSSGYAINFLFPKKFAIPVTREKLEEVKSKNIKNQKEKDKEKEIIEKLSKKIQSLNIIIEEKANDEGHLFGSVDSNEISKILKEKHKLDIDKNKIDLPHHIKNIGEHKIPIKLSNNETPFLKVTIKNKSS